The stretch of DNA GCCTGGCCAGCTCGGTTGCCCAGTTGAATCCCCTCACCGGTCAGTACTTCTTTTTCTCATTCTATTCCACGAGACCATGATTCTGTGATTTCATCTCAATCTCACTTAATGGAAACATTGCTCTATTTTTTCAGAAACATTACACTTAGTCATGTAGAATGGAAGCATTGCTATCTTTTTCACTAAACTAACTTAGTGAGCTGTCTATTATGTTTGTTGAAACACAGAAACATGATCTTTATGGTAGGGTGTTCTTGATCCTTAAATTGGCATTGATTCTTCCAGTGGCAACTGCAACTGTGGAAAGAGTATTTTCTGGATTGAATCTAGTGAAGAATCAAACGAGAAATTGCATATGTGATGAGTTATTGAATGATTGTTTGGTCACTTTTATTGAGCGTGAAATTTTCTCTAATATAAGTAAGGATGTCATAATTCACACTTTCATGGCCATGAGGAAGCGTAAAGCAAAAGCATTAGACTAGACTGGCATTGTAATCTTCTATTTATGTAAGATCTTATTGATGTTGCAATTTTTTATGTTGTAAAATATTCGAGTTCTGAACTAATTTGTTGAATTGAATGTATTATGGGACCTTTTTACTTATGTTATTGTAATTTTGATCATTATATACCATATTATGCTATTAGATTATACTGGATTGCGCTTTTAAATTTTTTGCCAGGACTACCCTAGTTTCAATTCCTGGGTCCGCCACCGCCGCACACCAAAGGTGCCACCGTCCGCCTGACATGGCCGAGCCTGCCAACCGGAGGATGGAGGCCGTCCGCCGCCACCTTCTTCTGCCCCCACCCCCTTCCCAGCCCCAGCCCTCACCCCTTCGCCCGGTATGTGCCGCCCAGCTTAAATGACACTCCCCTCTCAGGATGGCTTTGCCATCCGTCTCTCACTCAGGTCATTACCGCCCAAGCTTGATTTCTCTTTTCCTTGCCTGATGATGATCTCTTTCTCCTTCGTCGCAGAATCCGTTGAGCAGCCACAcggtggtggaggtggagccGAGGCCGGTGATCATCGGCGGGATGGTGCTGGATATCCATGCCAAGCCCTCCGTGCCGCCCCATCCCGGCACGACTGTCCCTGGAACGGTACTCCTCTCTTCTGATTGACTAATGGTCGTTACTCCGCTGggtgttttttttttgcctgAAGCGAGGTGTAATCCTACGCTGGACTAGATCGATTGCGACCAATAAATGATTCTGTGGAGTATGAAACAGAGTTGGGTGCTACCCAGGGCCATACCTCAGTATTTGGGGGACCCTGAGCGAAATGGAAATGTGGCCGTAAATATCTATGGAGAAAATTACTTTTCCTTACTCAAATACAATTATTCTAcctatttatataaaaatacacTCATTCTATTGATGTATAATTTTTCCTTACTCAAATACAATTATTCTACCAGTTCAAAAGATAATCATCCGGTTGATGTTTATTTTTCAAAAGGGAACAAATGTTATATTGGCTCGTGGGGACTCAACATATTCTATCCTATCATATACTCAAGAATTTTAAGCTTATAACAAAAATGCACTTGCGCCTAAAGCATGCATGTTTAGTGGTACTGTACTTGGTCCGGTCATATCTAGTCTTCACACCAGAATGCCTGAGACAGCAGGAGATGGTCAGAGAGGTGAACAATCAAGCTAATGTCCCGCTGACCCGATTAATTGATAATTGCATGTATTAATGATAATAATCTCAGCTTTACGGCCAGAAAATGGGGGCCCTTGCCGAGTGGGGGTCCTGTGCGGCTGCCCACTTTGCCCCTGCCAATCGACGGCCCTGGTGTTACCATAGGCAATAGTTCCTCTAGGTGCACTGACAATGGGCTTGTAATTAATCATTTTGTGGGtgttggccgctcgcggcccaccttcttcCACTCTAGATCAGTCTCGCTAGCTCCAATATGTCATGTACTGAATTTAGGCAGTCCTTTTAGCTGATTTTCCTGCTGCAATAACTATTCCTTAAGCGTTTAAGGTTCATGTTAAAAAGTAAGGAGAATTGTGAATATCTACGGGTAAGGTCATCTCAGTATATGGCCCCATTGTTAGGGTTTCAAATGCTATTGCTTCCACATCTTTACTTAACCTAATGCTTATCTATTTTTTTTATAAACATTGCTTAGCTAATTAGTATCATTGAGAAACTTGGTGCCTGGTGTTAGTTTTGGTACTTGTCTATTTTAGAATGAGGTCCTTAGGTAGTTTTCTGGATAAAAACTTGATTTTGGACTTATAAGTAAGAAGTTTCAGTTGCCGCTTTTAATCGTTCACTTTTAAGTTATTCAATGTTTGTTTCTAATTTTTATACAAAATTGCAATGCCTTTTGTTCTAGTGTTACTGTGTCAGTCCATATTGTGTGCAGTTGGTTCATACCTAGTTTTGGACTATGTAGCTGCTTATACTAGTTTTATGCAATCATAAAAATATTCAAATGTAAGTACATATCTTCAAAAATGAGTTTGTAATTCTTAGGTTAAGTATGTGAGTGGTGGTGTAGCAAGAAATATTGCTGAGTGCATGGCAAAGCTTGGGACACGATCCTTCATGATAAGTGTTGTTGGAAACGATATGGCAGGTATCATGCAATTTTCTTTTGAGGAACAAGCATCATATACTTACAGTAACCTACTTTGTATTATGCTTTGTTCACTCATGTACATATACCCTAATACTTCTTTTATTCTGCTGAAGGGGACTTCCTTTTAAAATACTGGAGGTCTGCTGGATTATGTACAGATGGTAAGTTTGAAGATAGCCACAATGTGCTATGAATCAATGATATTGCAAAACTCAGATGCATCCTTATTATAATTTTGAAAAACACAGTTCTGATGTTTCTTCtgtttatttttttaatttggATTGAGTTACTGGTTCTGCGCTATTTTTATTGTTTTTCATTACTGTTACACTATTTGTGATGCCTGGTTGAAGGCTTATAATATGGTGCAACAAATAAAATCTAAAATGTCTCTATGTCAGGAATTGTAGACTTCATTGTTCTTGACAGCCATCATGACCCAAGTTTGCGCTAAAATTTATCAATTTAACTATCATACTCTAGTGAACATGCAGCATCAATTGTGTGAAATAGTGTGGATTTCGTGAAAGCAATAGAAGCAAGATGGAATCCTAGCCTCTAAGGCCTCAGCTCTTAGATGAGGTAACCCTGGAACCCTGCAGTGTGATGTGGTGATGGCAGAGGCACCACATGACGAGAAAAGTCGAATACTAGAAATAGATTGATTTATGTTGTGGTTCCCAACAAGAAAGTGTTGCTAGCTTTATAGGTACTGCCCCTACCAATGAATGCTGACAAATCTGTAATGATGTTGATATCTTGGGAGATAAAGGAATACCTTATCTAATGAGGAAGTATGTTTAATAATTGATAACTTACTAATAACTTAAATATTATATGTTCTCCTGCCTTTTTTGGCCATGACCCCCCTTTGTAGCTAGCTGTAGTGTACATGATATGGGCTTTTCCTGATCCATCTGTAAATTTTCTCTCATTATGGTATGTAAAACAACTGATATTTTAACTGATTGGATCAAACAATAATTTGTTAAATAATTGGCTGTTAATAAATATTCTGAAGACTTTTTCCTTGTTCCTTTGTTTCACACTCTAAATCCATTCCACCTGTCTTTAATTTAGCACGGAATGGCGCATCAAGGAGAGGGATGCCATTACTAATGTGATGTGTTCTTTATGAAAGCCTATTTTATGACATTACTTCATAATAACTACACAGGAATACTGCAGGTTCATGATGTTGCAACCCCTGTAGTATCAAATGTATTTGACAGTAGTGGGGAATTAATTGCTGGAGTTGCAAGTGTTGGAGCTGTTGTAAGATTTCTACCACACAATGTGTACTGTTGCCTAAAAATGCACAGTGCTTCTTATGAACTATTGCTGTTTTATGTTGCATTTTCCATTGGGCAGGAAAAGTTTCTTACTCCGAGCTGGTTATATCGCTTCCGTCATCATATCTCTAATGCACCACTTGTAATGCTTGATGCAAATTTGCCTCCCGACTCCCTAGAAGCAGCTTGCATAAGTAAGTTGTTTCGCCTTAAATTTTGTAGGGAAATAGTATATGCACTAAAAATTTCATGCCAAACACTTTACTGATTTATTTTTAGTTCCATTGAATAAACCTAATGAGCTTTCTTTGTAaattttctgtaagaaaatgtTTAGTACCAGCTCTCTTCTTCTCTAATATTCTATAACTATAATGCAGTAAACTTTAATACTTTGCATACAAGGTAGTTGTAGTAAACTAGATAGATCAGAACTCACTGGGATGGTTTCTTGGGAGCCCTGTTGTAATACATATGCAGCTTTTATTATGTGCATTCAGCACTCCTGATTTGTGAATTTTACTACATTGTATTTTTTTGAAAGTACCATTGTTGCATTGCTGTATCATTCAGTATATGCAATGCTCCATATCTCTCTTAGCAAACTTAACAACTGTTTACACATTATGGTTTCCTTATCTTAATTATATTGATTAGGTCAAAAGGTTGATGGTAACATTATGTTGAGTTATTTTTTCCCAGTGGCATATGAATCAGGGGTGCCTGTGTTATTTGAGCCTGTCTCAGTGGTGAAGAGTCGAAGGATTGCACCAATTGCAGAATATGTAAGTGTGAAGGATTGGCCAACTATATACTCCGTAAATATCCACTATATTTGAAGTTTTAACGCTTCATAATTTTTCTGCGATGATTCAGATAACTTGCACTTCTCCAAATGAGATTGAACTTGTTGCCATGGCAAATTCATTGTCCCCACCGGTGAAATATAATTATCACAAAATGGAGCAGTGCAAGGACAAAGCAGAGGCTGTAGAATATTTGTTCGAAATGCTTAGCCCAGCAATGTTTTTCCTTCTTGAAAAGGGCATCAAGATGCTTGTCGTGACACTCGGCTCGAATGGTGTTTTTATTTGTTGCAAAGAGCACACTGACTTTGTGAAAGATCAGCGCAAGTGCAAACAGATGCCATTCTCCAAACAGCTACTTGAAAAATTGGATGGACGTTTTCCATCCAACAATCCTGTTGATTTGTGCAGAGAAAGCTGTTCAAGGACATGTGTTTTTCATTTACCTGCAATATCTGCCTCAGTAATCAGCCTCACTGGTGCTGGTGATTGCTTAGTTGGTGGTGTCCTTTCAGCTCTATGTGGAGGCTTGGATATCATCCAGAGTGTCGCAATTGGGGTTGCTATAGCAAAGGCATCTGTGGAATCTCAAGCCAACATACCTGATCACATTTCTGCTACAAGTGTTTCAGGTCTGCTGCAGTAGCCTTCCACACGTTCCTTTCTTTGGTAAAATTAATTCTTGTTTTTTGAACTGTTCTTGCCATCAACACTAGTAGGGTGATGAACATAGTGAAGACAAATTTTTAGGTTGACTCAGCTTTCCCATCCAATGTAGGACCAGAACTAGAAATTCAACAAAATCTTTTTGCAGAGTGCATTTATGAAACTGCCAATCAAATCTTAGTGTTGATGTTCAGTTTTAACTATATCCTAGACGTAATGAGAAGT from Panicum hallii strain FIL2 chromosome 3, PHallii_v3.1, whole genome shotgun sequence encodes:
- the LOC112886211 gene encoding uncharacterized protein LOC112886211 isoform X2, giving the protein MAEPANRRMEAVRRHLLLPPPPSQPQPSPLRPNPLSSHTVVEVEPRPVIIGGMVLDIHAKPSVPPHPGTTVPGTVKYVSGGVARNIAECMAKLGTRSFMISVVGNDMAGDFLLKYWRSAGLCTDGILQVHDVATPVVSNVFDSSGELIAGVASVGAVEKFLTPSWLYRFRHHISNAPLVMLDANLPPDSLEAACIMAYESGVPVLFEPVSVVKSRRIAPIAEYITCTSPNEIELVAMANSLSPPVKYNYHKMEQCKDKAEAVEYLFEMLSPAMFFLLEKGIKMLVVTLGSNGVFICCKEHTDFVKDQRKCKQMPFSKQLLEKLDGRFPSNNPVDLCRESCSRTCVFHLPAISASVISLTGAGDCLVGGVLSALCGGLDIIQSVAIGVAIAKASVESQANIPDHISATSVSDDAQKVLLSARTLWCK
- the LOC112886211 gene encoding uncharacterized protein LOC112886211 isoform X1; amino-acid sequence: MAEPANRRMEAVRRHLLLPPPPSQPQPSPLRPNPLSSHTVVEVEPRPVIIGGMVLDIHAKPSVPPHPGTTVPGTVKYVSGGVARNIAECMAKLGTRSFMISVVGNDMAGDFLLKYWRSAGLCTDGILQVHDVATPVVSNVFDSSGELIAGVASVGAVEKFLTPSWLYRFRHHISNAPLVMLDANLPPDSLEAACISQKVDGNIMLSYFFPVAYESGVPVLFEPVSVVKSRRIAPIAEYITCTSPNEIELVAMANSLSPPVKYNYHKMEQCKDKAEAVEYLFEMLSPAMFFLLEKGIKMLVVTLGSNGVFICCKEHTDFVKDQRKCKQMPFSKQLLEKLDGRFPSNNPVDLCRESCSRTCVFHLPAISASVISLTGAGDCLVGGVLSALCGGLDIIQSVAIGVAIAKASVESQANIPDHISATSVSDDAQKVLLSARTLWCK